One genomic segment of Alicycliphilus denitrificans K601 includes these proteins:
- a CDS encoding ABC transporter substrate-binding protein, producing the protein MKKILAASLLCVGCGAFAQEELKIGAIVTLSGAGAAWGQAMLYAAELAADDVNAKGGLDVGGRKYKVKVVAYDDKYQAGEAVTAANRLVFEDKVKYVIGPVGSAAALAVGPIMEKNKVVMLTLGFTDKALAADKPFSFRPNLTTMETSQPQIDWIVKAKNIKKVGALFPNDETGQQIAQDLEKAYAKAGAQMNAKEFFERERVDMMPLLTRIMAKGVDAIELDGNAPGTAGLIVKQARELGFKGHIIRSGGPATAEIVNVAGTGATNGMLVNTPINPANAEVKAYAERYFGKYKKRMNGFSPAFYDGTRMLFQAMGQAGTATDTDKVRVALEGIKDFKGILGTLNWTGKEVYGSNHQISAPFYVARVQDGQEVVESTCSLSACK; encoded by the coding sequence ATGAAAAAGATCCTTGCCGCCTCGCTGCTGTGCGTGGGCTGCGGCGCATTCGCCCAGGAAGAACTCAAGATCGGCGCCATCGTGACGCTGTCCGGCGCGGGCGCGGCTTGGGGCCAGGCCATGCTGTATGCGGCCGAACTGGCCGCCGATGACGTGAACGCCAAGGGCGGCCTCGACGTGGGCGGCAGGAAGTACAAGGTCAAGGTCGTCGCCTACGACGACAAGTACCAGGCCGGCGAGGCCGTCACTGCCGCCAACCGCCTGGTCTTCGAGGACAAGGTCAAGTACGTGATCGGCCCCGTGGGATCGGCTGCGGCGCTGGCCGTGGGGCCCATCATGGAGAAGAACAAGGTCGTCATGCTGACCCTGGGCTTCACCGACAAGGCGCTGGCGGCCGACAAACCGTTCAGCTTCCGCCCCAACCTGACGACGATGGAAACCTCGCAGCCCCAGATCGACTGGATCGTCAAGGCCAAGAACATCAAGAAAGTGGGCGCGCTCTTCCCCAACGACGAGACCGGCCAGCAGATCGCCCAGGACCTGGAGAAGGCCTACGCCAAGGCCGGCGCGCAGATGAATGCCAAGGAATTCTTCGAGCGCGAGCGTGTGGACATGATGCCCCTGCTCACCCGCATCATGGCCAAGGGTGTGGACGCCATCGAGCTCGACGGCAACGCGCCCGGCACAGCCGGCCTCATCGTCAAGCAGGCGCGCGAGCTGGGCTTCAAGGGCCACATCATCCGCAGCGGCGGCCCGGCCACCGCCGAGATCGTCAACGTGGCGGGCACGGGCGCGACCAACGGCATGCTGGTCAACACGCCGATCAATCCGGCGAATGCGGAGGTCAAGGCCTATGCCGAGCGCTACTTCGGCAAGTACAAGAAGCGCATGAACGGCTTCAGCCCGGCGTTCTACGACGGCACGCGCATGCTGTTCCAGGCCATGGGCCAGGCGGGCACCGCCACCGACACGGACAAGGTGCGCGTGGCGCTCGAAGGCATCAAGGACTTCAAGGGCATCCTGGGCACCCTGAACTGGACGGGCAAGGAGGTCTACGGCTCCAACCACCAGATCAGCGCGCCGTTCTACGTCGCGCGCGTGCAGGACGGGCAGGAGGTGGTCGAAAGCACCTGCTCCCTCTCCGCCTGCAAGTAA
- a CDS encoding branched-chain amino acid ABC transporter permease produces the protein MDFTFLIGQALTNGLIIGLLYLLMAIGFTLVFGVMRVVNFAHGEFYMLGAFLAYVCVTRLQLPFLAAVLATFAVTLVAGWIIEVLVLKGFRGNELNGMISTIGLAMVLQNGALLVFGPDPQSMPPVAQGVVSLGPIVLPMSRLYVVAFSIAVLVLLYLFLMRSKGGRALRAVVQDTEIASAQGIRSHLMYPLGFGIGVALAAVAGALMAPVFSVSPSIGSTPLLKAFIVVILGGLGSIPGAALASLLLGVVESAANTFMSSSMSDMLLFGFVILMLIFRPSGLLGKSGR, from the coding sequence GTGGATTTCACATTCCTCATTGGTCAGGCACTGACCAATGGCCTCATCATCGGGTTGCTCTACCTGCTGATGGCCATTGGCTTCACGCTGGTCTTCGGTGTCATGCGGGTGGTCAACTTCGCGCATGGCGAGTTCTACATGCTGGGCGCCTTCCTCGCCTACGTCTGTGTCACCCGGCTCCAGCTGCCTTTCCTAGCGGCGGTGCTCGCCACCTTCGCCGTGACCCTGGTCGCGGGCTGGATCATCGAAGTGCTGGTGCTCAAGGGCTTTCGCGGTAACGAGCTCAACGGGATGATCAGCACGATCGGGCTGGCGATGGTCCTGCAGAACGGCGCCCTGCTGGTCTTCGGGCCCGACCCCCAGTCCATGCCGCCCGTGGCGCAGGGCGTGGTGTCGCTCGGCCCCATCGTGCTGCCCATGTCGCGGCTGTACGTGGTGGCCTTCTCCATCGCCGTGCTGGTGCTGCTCTACCTGTTCCTCATGCGCAGCAAGGGCGGGCGGGCGCTGCGCGCCGTGGTGCAGGACACCGAGATCGCCAGCGCCCAGGGCATCCGCTCGCACCTCATGTACCCGCTGGGCTTCGGCATCGGCGTGGCGCTGGCGGCCGTCGCGGGCGCGCTGATGGCGCCGGTGTTCTCGGTCTCGCCGAGCATCGGCTCCACGCCCCTGCTCAAGGCCTTCATCGTGGTGATCCTCGGCGGGCTGGGGAGCATTCCCGGCGCCGCGCTCGCCAGCCTGCTGCTGGGCGTGGTGGAGAGCGCGGCCAACACCTTCATGTCCAGCAGCATGTCGGACATGCTGCTCTTCGGCTTCGTGATCCTGATGCTGATCTTCCGCCCCTCGGGCCTGCTCGGAAAGTCCGGACGCTGA
- a CDS encoding branched-chain amino acid ABC transporter permease → MKPRAPDSGAGAPQARWRLWLPGLLVLFALPLFTSSPFHMHLAVLICLNIIFVNGLSLLSRTGQLSFCHAAFMGMGAYASVIATTQWHAPFLLSVALGVAVAAAVAFLLGAVILRLQGVYFVLVTFCFGELFRLFLLEGGSYTGGANGIANIPPASILGLAFDTKTSFYVLAAACAFASIALLIALFRTPQGTALDAVGDNQELAEASGIGIQRTQMFAFVLGSAMAGFAGALLAHYLGFVSPESFNQHISVAAIVMLVIGGRASVLGPILGALIMTPLPELFRSAIETQNILYGITLILVLKFLPGGLVGIAAKLRGKGGKA, encoded by the coding sequence ATGAAGCCTCGCGCACCCGATTCCGGCGCTGGAGCCCCCCAGGCGCGCTGGCGCCTCTGGCTGCCCGGCCTGCTGGTCCTGTTCGCACTGCCGCTGTTCACCAGCAGTCCGTTCCATATGCACCTGGCGGTGCTGATCTGCCTGAACATCATCTTCGTCAACGGGCTCTCCTTGCTCAGCCGCACCGGGCAGCTCTCGTTCTGCCATGCTGCGTTCATGGGCATGGGCGCCTATGCCTCGGTGATCGCCACCACCCAGTGGCATGCGCCCTTCCTGCTGTCGGTGGCGCTCGGCGTGGCCGTCGCCGCTGCCGTGGCCTTCTTGCTCGGCGCTGTGATCCTGCGCCTGCAGGGCGTGTACTTCGTGCTGGTGACCTTCTGCTTCGGCGAGCTGTTCCGGCTGTTTCTGCTGGAAGGCGGCAGCTACACCGGCGGGGCCAACGGCATCGCCAACATTCCGCCCGCGTCCATCCTCGGCCTTGCGTTCGACACCAAGACGTCGTTCTACGTGCTGGCGGCCGCCTGCGCCTTCGCTTCCATCGCGCTGCTGATCGCGCTGTTTCGAACGCCCCAGGGCACGGCGCTGGACGCGGTGGGCGATAACCAGGAACTGGCCGAGGCCAGCGGCATCGGCATCCAGCGCACGCAGATGTTCGCGTTCGTGCTGGGGTCTGCCATGGCCGGCTTCGCGGGCGCGCTGCTCGCGCACTACCTGGGCTTCGTCTCGCCCGAGTCGTTCAACCAGCACATTTCCGTGGCGGCCATCGTCATGCTGGTGATCGGCGGCCGCGCGTCGGTGCTGGGGCCCATCCTGGGCGCGCTCATCATGACGCCGCTGCCCGAGCTGTTCCGCAGCGCGATCGAGACGCAGAACATCCTCTACGGCATCACGCTGATCCTGGTGCTCAAGTTCCTGCCCGGCGGCCTCGTGGGGATCGCCGCGAAGCTCCGAGGGAAGGGGGGCAAGGCATGA
- a CDS encoding ABC transporter ATP-binding protein, producing the protein MTALLKVDGLSRYFGGLAAVKDLSFELNAGEIVGLIGPNGAGKSTAFNVISGSLAPSAGRIQFAGQSIEGMRPSQVVRHGLARTFQSATVYPAATVQENLYRGALARFDVPIWAQIAQTASYRSALRKVREEVDEVLEITGLAPYRDDVAGALAYGHQKRIGVAIGLATRPRLLLLDEPAAGLNPEECAEFGCLLKTLRDRHEISLLFVEHHMALVMNTCEKIIVLVQGQKIAQGTPDEVRNNPAVIEAYLGVDEDAHG; encoded by the coding sequence ATGACCGCACTGCTCAAGGTGGATGGCCTGTCCCGCTATTTCGGCGGCCTAGCCGCCGTGAAGGATCTGAGTTTCGAGCTCAACGCGGGCGAGATCGTCGGCCTGATCGGCCCCAACGGCGCGGGCAAGAGCACGGCCTTCAACGTGATCAGCGGCTCGCTGGCGCCGTCGGCCGGCCGCATCCAGTTCGCGGGCCAATCCATCGAGGGCATGCGGCCTAGCCAGGTGGTGCGCCACGGGCTGGCGCGCACCTTCCAGTCGGCCACGGTGTACCCCGCCGCCACCGTGCAGGAGAACCTCTACCGGGGCGCCCTGGCGCGTTTCGACGTGCCCATCTGGGCGCAGATCGCGCAGACGGCCAGCTATCGCAGCGCGCTTCGCAAGGTGCGCGAGGAAGTGGACGAGGTGCTGGAGATCACCGGCCTGGCGCCCTACCGCGACGACGTGGCCGGCGCGTTGGCCTACGGTCACCAGAAGCGCATTGGCGTGGCCATCGGTCTGGCCACGCGGCCCCGGCTGCTGCTGCTCGACGAGCCCGCCGCCGGCCTCAACCCCGAGGAGTGCGCCGAGTTCGGCTGCCTGCTCAAGACGCTGCGCGACCGGCACGAAATCTCGCTGCTCTTCGTGGAGCACCACATGGCGCTGGTGATGAACACCTGCGAAAAGATCATCGTGCTCGTGCAGGGACAGAAGATCGCGCAGGGCACGCCCGACGAGGTGCGCAACAACCCCGCGGTGATCGAAGCCTATCTGGGAGTGGACGAAGATGCCCACGGTTGA
- a CDS encoding ABC transporter ATP-binding protein, with the protein MPTVEVKDVVVHYGLVEALHGVSFTVPAGQIVALVGSNGAGKSTTLKALMGLKKVSAGSIHMDGRRIDATGPAQRVSMGLALSPEGRRLFPRMTVWENLMVGAHTVGSAAARNRSLEQVCALFPRVQERRSQLAGSLSGGEQQMVAIGRALMSHPQILMLDEPSLGIAPKIVSEIAQAIVRLNRETGISVILVEQNARLALKMAHHAYVFEQGTVIRSGSGQELLRDAFVQKAFLGV; encoded by the coding sequence ATGCCCACGGTTGAAGTCAAGGATGTGGTGGTCCACTACGGGCTGGTGGAGGCGCTGCACGGCGTCAGCTTCACGGTGCCGGCCGGCCAGATCGTGGCGCTCGTCGGCTCCAACGGCGCGGGCAAGAGCACCACGCTGAAGGCGTTGATGGGCCTTAAGAAGGTCTCGGCCGGCAGCATCCACATGGACGGCCGGCGCATCGACGCCACCGGCCCGGCCCAGCGGGTCTCGATGGGGCTGGCGCTCTCTCCCGAGGGGCGCCGGCTGTTCCCGCGCATGACCGTCTGGGAGAACCTCATGGTCGGCGCGCACACCGTCGGCTCGGCGGCGGCGCGCAACCGCTCGCTGGAGCAGGTCTGCGCGCTGTTCCCGCGCGTGCAGGAGCGCCGCAGCCAGCTTGCGGGCTCGCTTTCCGGCGGGGAGCAGCAGATGGTGGCCATCGGCCGCGCGCTGATGTCGCATCCGCAGATCCTGATGCTCGACGAGCCCTCGCTGGGCATCGCGCCCAAGATCGTGTCCGAGATCGCGCAGGCCATCGTGCGCCTGAACCGGGAGACGGGCATCTCCGTGATCCTGGTGGAGCAGAACGCGCGGCTCGCGCTCAAGATGGCGCACCACGCCTACGTGTTCGAGCAGGGCACGGTGATCCGCTCGGGCTCCGGCCAGGAACTGCTGCGGGACGCGTTCGTACAGAAAGCCTTTCTCGGAGTCTGA
- a CDS encoding amidohydrolase family protein, with product MENLPIVPRAEVRPQWLARHHEAPLEPELPIIDPHHHLSDSLWGGYLQDDLLADLGAGHNIQSTVFIQVGFGYREDGPGHLRPVGETERVAAIAGRIPAEAGTRVCEGIVGFADLALGARVEETLAAHLQAAAGRFRGIRCHAAAHAQFQYGVMHAPPLHLYMDPKFREGYATLARFGLTFDSWAYHTQLDELCDLARAFPDIPVVIDHIGVPLGVGPYVGQRDAVFAEWKRLLQKIAALPNVCIKLGGLGMSVFGFGFHLAGRPPTSEELAQAWSPYILTCIEIFGPSRCMFESNFPVDKGTCSYPVLWNTFKRITAGMSEDEKRQLYRDTAARFYRLA from the coding sequence ATGGAGAACCTGCCCATCGTCCCGCGCGCCGAAGTGCGCCCGCAGTGGCTGGCCCGGCACCACGAGGCGCCGCTGGAGCCGGAACTGCCCATCATCGACCCCCACCACCACCTGTCCGACAGCCTGTGGGGCGGCTACCTGCAGGACGACCTGCTGGCGGATCTGGGCGCTGGGCACAACATCCAGTCCACGGTCTTCATCCAGGTGGGCTTCGGCTACCGCGAGGATGGCCCCGGGCACCTGCGCCCCGTGGGCGAGACGGAGCGCGTCGCGGCCATCGCCGGGCGCATCCCCGCCGAAGCGGGCACGCGGGTCTGCGAGGGCATCGTGGGCTTCGCGGACCTCGCGCTGGGCGCGCGCGTTGAGGAGACCCTGGCCGCGCACCTGCAGGCCGCCGCAGGGCGCTTCCGCGGCATCCGCTGCCACGCGGCCGCGCATGCGCAGTTCCAGTACGGCGTGATGCACGCTCCGCCGCTGCACCTCTACATGGACCCGAAATTCCGCGAGGGCTACGCCACGCTCGCGCGCTTCGGGCTCACGTTCGATTCCTGGGCCTACCACACCCAGCTCGACGAGCTCTGCGACCTGGCGCGCGCCTTCCCCGACATCCCGGTGGTGATCGACCACATCGGCGTGCCCCTGGGCGTGGGCCCCTACGTGGGGCAGCGCGATGCCGTCTTCGCCGAATGGAAGCGGCTGCTGCAAAAGATCGCCGCGCTGCCCAACGTCTGCATCAAGCTCGGCGGCCTGGGCATGAGCGTGTTCGGCTTCGGGTTCCACCTGGCCGGGCGGCCGCCGACCTCCGAGGAACTGGCGCAGGCCTGGAGCCCCTACATCCTCACCTGCATCGAAATCTTCGGCCCGTCGCGCTGCATGTTCGAGAGCAACTTCCCCGTGGACAAGGGCACGTGCAGCTACCCGGTGCTGTGGAACACCTTCAAGCGGATCACTGCGGGCATGTCAGAGGACGAGAAGCGGCAGCTCTACCGCGACACCGCTGCGCGGTTCTATCGCCTTGCCTGA
- a CDS encoding GntR family transcriptional regulator, with amino-acid sequence MRCANVGTFFLACPMPSNTLPEPAADVPESAADTVFHGIVQGLAQQRFVPGQRLVEVDLAAQFGVSRASVREALQRLAAEGLVDLFRNKGAAIRTLSARETLEVLDVAERMTGLLARSAARAVAAGAPRAPIEDALARLHEADRGQGQDAFASARRALYRALLSTSGSRELRRLLPTIHMPIVYAQHRPAALQRIRMRDYRAMCEAVLQGDEDAADAAGMQHVRNVREAIEAAIASDLGQARR; translated from the coding sequence ATGCGCTGTGCTAACGTCGGCACCTTCTTCCTGGCCTGCCCCATGCCCTCCAACACGCTGCCCGAACCCGCTGCCGACGTCCCGGAGAGCGCCGCCGACACGGTGTTCCACGGCATCGTGCAGGGCCTGGCGCAGCAGCGCTTCGTGCCGGGCCAGCGGCTGGTGGAGGTCGATCTGGCCGCGCAGTTCGGCGTCAGCCGCGCCTCCGTGCGCGAGGCGCTGCAGCGCCTGGCGGCCGAGGGGCTGGTGGATCTTTTCCGCAACAAGGGGGCGGCCATACGCACCCTGTCGGCGCGGGAAACCCTGGAGGTGCTCGACGTGGCCGAGCGCATGACCGGCCTGCTCGCGCGCAGCGCCGCGCGCGCCGTTGCCGCCGGCGCGCCCCGCGCGCCGATCGAGGACGCCCTGGCCCGCCTCCATGAGGCCGACCGCGGCCAGGGCCAGGACGCCTTCGCCAGCGCCCGCCGCGCCCTGTACCGCGCACTGCTGTCCACCAGCGGCAGCCGCGAGTTGCGCCGCCTGCTGCCGACCATCCACATGCCCATCGTCTACGCGCAGCATCGGCCCGCGGCGCTGCAGCGCATACGCATGCGCGACTACCGTGCGATGTGCGAGGCCGTCCTCCAGGGCGACGAGGACGCCGCGGATGCGGCGGGGATGCAGCACGTGCGCAACGTGCGCGAGGCGATCGAGGCGGCCATCGCCTCGGACCTCGGTCAGGCAAGGCGATAG
- a CDS encoding acyl-CoA dehydrogenase family protein has product MDFSLSPELRALRDKTRRFIAEQVIPLESDPRQSHHGPDESLRRELVARARAAGLLTPHASREMGGLGLSHVEKAVVFEEAGYSRLGPTALNIHAPDEGNIHLMEEVATPAQKERWLRPQVAGELRSCFAMTEPSPGAGADPSMLQATAVRDGGDYVINGRKWFITGADGADYAIVMARMEDGSATMFLTDMDRPGIVLERNMDAMDACFTGGHGVLRFENLRVPAADVLGEIGKGFRYAQVRLAPARLTHCMRWLGQARRAHDTALDYVRKRHAFGKPLVEHEGVGFMVADNDMDLHTARLHIWHTAWLLDQGEKCNFESSRAKVVCSEAEWRVVDRSVQMLGGQGVTGETPVMRIFTDMRAFRIYDGPSEVHRWSMARKLAHLSEKAEAELLREGGAA; this is encoded by the coding sequence ATGGACTTCTCCCTTTCCCCCGAACTGCGCGCCCTGCGCGACAAGACCCGGCGCTTCATCGCCGAGCAGGTGATCCCGCTGGAGAGCGACCCGCGCCAGTCCCACCACGGCCCCGACGAGTCGCTGCGCCGCGAGCTGGTGGCGCGCGCCCGGGCGGCCGGCCTGCTCACGCCGCACGCATCGCGCGAGATGGGCGGGCTGGGCCTGTCGCACGTCGAGAAGGCCGTGGTGTTCGAAGAGGCGGGCTACTCGCGCCTGGGGCCCACGGCGCTCAACATCCACGCGCCCGACGAGGGCAACATCCACCTGATGGAGGAAGTGGCCACGCCCGCGCAGAAGGAGCGCTGGCTGCGCCCGCAGGTGGCGGGCGAACTGCGCTCGTGCTTCGCGATGACCGAGCCCTCGCCCGGCGCGGGGGCCGATCCGTCCATGCTGCAGGCCACGGCCGTGCGCGACGGCGGCGACTACGTGATCAACGGCCGCAAGTGGTTCATCACCGGCGCCGACGGCGCCGACTACGCCATCGTCATGGCGCGCATGGAGGACGGCTCGGCCACCATGTTCCTGACCGACATGGACCGCCCGGGCATCGTGCTGGAGCGCAACATGGACGCCATGGACGCCTGCTTCACCGGCGGCCACGGCGTGCTGCGCTTCGAGAATCTGCGCGTGCCCGCGGCCGACGTGCTGGGCGAGATCGGCAAGGGCTTTCGCTACGCCCAGGTACGCCTGGCGCCCGCGCGCCTCACGCACTGCATGCGCTGGCTGGGCCAGGCGCGCCGCGCGCACGACACGGCACTGGACTACGTGCGCAAGCGCCACGCCTTCGGCAAGCCGCTGGTGGAGCACGAGGGCGTGGGCTTCATGGTGGCCGACAACGACATGGACCTGCACACCGCGCGCCTGCACATCTGGCACACGGCCTGGCTGCTGGACCAGGGCGAGAAGTGCAACTTCGAGTCGAGCCGCGCCAAGGTCGTGTGCTCCGAGGCCGAGTGGCGCGTGGTGGACCGCAGCGTGCAGATGCTCGGCGGCCAGGGCGTGACGGGCGAGACGCCGGTGATGCGCATCTTCACCGACATGCGGGCCTTCCGCATCTACGACGGCCCGAGCGAGGTGCACCGCTGGAGCATGGCGCGCAAACTCGCCCACCTGTCCGAGAAGGCCGAGGCCGAGCTGCTGCGCGAAGGGGGCGCGGCATGA
- a CDS encoding SDR family NAD(P)-dependent oxidoreductase, with protein sequence MTAAMDRFSLRGRLALVTGASSGLGTHFAQVLAAAGARVAVAARRVDKLQCVVDAIAAEGGEARAFALDVADSASVRACFDALCAWGVPDVVVNNAGVTVTRPALEQTEEDFDHVLGTNLKGNWLVATEAARRMVAAGKGGAIVNVASILGERVAGGVAPYAISKAGVVQATKALALELARHGIRVNALLPGYVVTDLNRGFLTSPAGEKLRARIPSRRFGEVTDLDGPLLLLASDAGAAMSGATLAVDGAHLVSSL encoded by the coding sequence ATGACCGCGGCGATGGACCGGTTCAGCCTGCGCGGCAGGCTGGCGCTGGTGACCGGCGCCTCCAGCGGCCTGGGAACGCACTTCGCCCAGGTGCTGGCCGCCGCCGGCGCCCGCGTGGCCGTGGCCGCGCGCCGCGTCGACAAGCTGCAGTGCGTGGTGGACGCCATCGCGGCCGAGGGCGGCGAGGCGCGCGCCTTCGCGCTCGACGTGGCCGACAGCGCCAGCGTGCGCGCCTGCTTCGACGCGCTGTGCGCCTGGGGTGTGCCCGACGTGGTGGTCAACAACGCGGGCGTGACCGTGACGCGCCCCGCGCTGGAGCAGACGGAAGAAGACTTCGACCATGTGCTCGGCACCAACCTCAAGGGCAACTGGCTCGTGGCCACCGAGGCCGCGCGCCGCATGGTGGCGGCGGGCAAGGGCGGCGCGATCGTCAACGTGGCATCGATCCTGGGCGAGCGCGTGGCGGGCGGCGTGGCGCCATATGCCATCTCCAAGGCCGGCGTGGTCCAGGCCACCAAGGCCCTGGCGCTGGAGCTGGCGCGCCACGGCATCCGCGTGAACGCGCTGCTGCCCGGCTACGTGGTGACCGACCTGAACCGCGGCTTCCTCACCAGCCCGGCGGGCGAGAAGCTGCGCGCGCGTATCCCCAGCCGCCGCTTCGGCGAGGTGACCGACCTGGACGGCCCGCTGTTGCTGCTGGCCTCCGACGCGGGCGCCGCCATGTCCGGCGCCACGCTGGCCGTCGATGGCGCACACTTGGTGAGTTCGCTATGA
- a CDS encoding phosphotransferase — MSGPANPLPVEALADYLRAQGLAGSAPLQVRVLAGGQSNPTYRVTAGEGRDYVLRKKPPGTLIASAHAIDREYRVMKALADTGVPVPRMLHYCESGELLGTPFYVMEYLAGRVLMDQSLPGMEPAERHAIYREMNRVIAALHAVDYRAVGLGDYGKEGNYVGRQIARWSRQCRESTVPMNEAMHCLMDWLPEHLPSGDETTLVHGDYRLDNLVFHPTEPRVIGVLDWELSTLGHPLADLAYQCMAWRIPPSLWRGIAGLDLPALGIPQEAEYIAWYGAATGRDAVGHWDYYLAYNLFRMAAILHGIAQRAADGNAAAEDAVETGAKAGPLAELGWESAQRYTATRK; from the coding sequence ATGAGCGGCCCCGCGAATCCCTTGCCGGTGGAGGCGCTCGCCGACTACCTGCGCGCCCAGGGCCTGGCGGGCAGCGCGCCGCTGCAGGTGCGCGTGCTCGCGGGCGGCCAGTCCAACCCCACCTACCGCGTCACCGCCGGCGAAGGCCGCGACTACGTGCTGCGCAAGAAGCCGCCGGGCACGCTCATCGCCTCCGCCCACGCCATCGACCGCGAATACCGGGTGATGAAGGCGCTGGCGGACACCGGCGTGCCCGTGCCGCGCATGCTGCACTACTGCGAGAGCGGCGAATTGCTCGGCACGCCGTTCTACGTGATGGAGTACCTAGCGGGCCGTGTGCTCATGGACCAGTCGCTGCCCGGCATGGAGCCCGCCGAGCGCCACGCCATCTACCGCGAGATGAACCGCGTGATCGCCGCGCTGCACGCCGTGGACTACCGAGCCGTGGGGTTGGGCGACTACGGCAAGGAGGGCAACTACGTGGGCCGGCAGATCGCCCGCTGGTCGCGCCAGTGCCGCGAGTCCACCGTGCCCATGAATGAGGCCATGCACTGCCTCATGGACTGGTTGCCCGAGCACCTGCCCTCCGGCGACGAGACCACGCTGGTGCACGGCGACTACCGGCTGGACAACCTCGTCTTCCACCCCACCGAGCCCCGCGTCATCGGCGTGCTGGACTGGGAGCTCTCGACCCTGGGCCACCCGCTGGCCGATCTGGCCTACCAGTGCATGGCCTGGCGCATTCCGCCCAGCCTGTGGCGCGGCATAGCCGGGCTGGACCTGCCCGCCCTGGGCATCCCGCAGGAGGCCGAATACATCGCCTGGTACGGCGCCGCCACCGGCCGCGACGCGGTGGGCCACTGGGACTACTACCTGGCCTACAACCTGTTTCGCATGGCGGCCATCCTGCACGGCATCGCCCAGCGCGCGGCGGACGGCAACGCCGCCGCCGAGGATGCGGTGGAGACCGGCGCCAAGGCCGGCCCGCTGGCCGAACTGGGCTGGGAGAGCGCGCAGCGCTACACAGCTACGCGCAAGTGA
- a CDS encoding exodeoxyribonuclease III — protein sequence MFKLTSLNLNGIRSATSKGVEAWIDQNRPDCICVQEIKAQSADMQGRFEELAGLRGHFHFAAKKGYSGVGIYTRHEPSDVLAGYGSQEFDAEGRYMELRFDTPSRRLSIISAYFPSGSSGEERQLAKYRFLDEFHPHLMRLKAEREFILCGDINIAHRQADLKNWRSNQKNSGFLPEERAWMTKLLGDDTDGGLVDVYRRLQPDATDACYTWWSNRGQAYANNVGWRLDYHLATPALAQLARTEAIYKGEKFSDHAPITVGYEMAL from the coding sequence TTGTTCAAATTAACCAGTCTCAACCTCAACGGCATCCGCTCGGCCACGTCCAAGGGCGTGGAGGCGTGGATAGACCAGAACCGCCCGGATTGTATTTGCGTACAGGAGATAAAGGCCCAGTCCGCGGACATGCAGGGCCGCTTCGAGGAGCTGGCGGGCCTGAGGGGCCACTTCCACTTCGCGGCCAAGAAAGGCTACTCGGGCGTGGGCATCTACACGCGCCACGAACCCAGCGACGTGCTGGCCGGCTACGGCTCTCAGGAGTTCGACGCCGAGGGCCGCTACATGGAGCTGCGCTTCGACACGCCTTCGCGCAGGCTGTCCATCATCAGCGCCTACTTTCCCAGCGGCTCCTCGGGCGAGGAGCGCCAGCTGGCCAAGTACCGCTTCCTCGATGAATTCCACCCCCACCTGATGCGCCTGAAGGCCGAGCGCGAGTTCATCCTGTGCGGCGACATCAACATCGCCCACCGGCAAGCCGACCTGAAGAACTGGCGCAGCAACCAGAAGAACAGCGGCTTCCTGCCCGAGGAGCGCGCGTGGATGACGAAGCTGCTGGGCGACGACACGGACGGCGGCCTGGTGGACGTGTACCGCCGGCTGCAGCCGGATGCGACGGACGCCTGCTACACATGGTGGAGCAATCGGGGCCAGGCGTATGCGAACAACGTGGGGTGGCGGCTGGACTACCACCTGGCCACGCCGGCGCTCGCGCAGCTGGCGCGCACCGAGGCCATCTACAAGGGGGAGAAGTTCAGCGACCACGCGCCCATCACCGTGGGCTACGAGATGGCGCTCTGA